A stretch of Mya arenaria isolate MELC-2E11 chromosome 14, ASM2691426v1 DNA encodes these proteins:
- the LOC128218011 gene encoding ETS domain-containing protein Elk-3-like isoform X3: protein MDLIREPSFCRVTSTDAVVTSSADYETQLATSFAYHQDDSKFRLMDSNITLWQFLLDLLVSNNHQDIIQWTNNDGEFKLLNPEEVANLWGKRKNKCNMNYDKLSRALRYYYDKNIIKKVMGQKFMYKFVSFPEIVKTTTKVPFREKMETLAEEYGQKVFPHFASYNAANLKTSADNALDWIKREENGADENESVSNRVQNETSRRNITPESTLSSRLTVTSSTLLSSALINSIARAETTSAFSTSTATHSRLGTKLSSKPKPVPLILNISATPPPPPQIPQTTITAPSPGPVLSPRLFQPQFSLNTPFLMPSPMISTIPRTPLGPLHFWSSLSPITTISPRLPNSSTAFHFPVSSTQQLPLPNFSAIEGLNSPPIGSPTKKIPVK from the exons ATGGATCTAATACGAG AGCCTTCGTTTTGTCGAGTGACATCAACAGACGCGGTAGTGACGTCATCAGCGGATTATGAAACTCAACTGGCAACAAGTTTCGCCTATCACCAGGACGACTCGAAATTCCGAT TGATGGATTCAAACATCACTCTCTGGCAGTTTCTGTTGGACCTCCTCGTCAGCAACAACCATCAAGACATCATTCAATGGACGAACAACGATGGTGAATTCAAACTGCTTAATCCAGAGGAGGTCGCGAACTTGTGGGGGAAACGCAAGAACAAGTGTAACATGAACTATGACAAGCTGAGTCGAGCCCTTAGGTATTATTACGACAAGAATATTATCAAGAAGGTCATGGGACAGAAATTCATGTACAAGTTTGTGTCATTCCCAGAAATTGTGAAGACCACAACAAAAGTGCCTTTTAGGGAAAAGATGGAAACCCTAGCTGAAGAGTATGGACAAAAAGTGTTTCCACATTTTGCATCGTACAACGCTGCAAATTTAAAAACGTCTGCTGACAATGCCCTCGACTGGATCAAGCGGGAAGAAAATGGAGCAGACGAGAATGAAAGTGTTTCAAATCGTGTTCAAAATGAGACATCTAGGAGAAATATTACTCCCGAGTCGACATTGTCGAGTAGACTTACCGTGACGTCATCAACTTTATTGTCGTCTGCATTGATAAACTCTATTGCGCGTGCTGAAACCACCAGCGCGTTTTCTACCTCAACGGCAACTCACAGTAGATTAGGAACAAAACTCAGTTCTAAACCGAAGCCAGTACCTTTAATTCTGAACATTTCTGCTAcgccgccaccaccaccgcAGATACCGCAGACGACAATTACAGCGCCCTCTCCCGGACCAGTATTAAGCCCGAGACTGTTCCAGCCACAATTTAGCCTAAATACCCCTTTCCTTATGCCAAGCCCGATGATTTCAACCATACCGCGCACTCCGCTAGGGCCCCTTCATTTTTGGAGTTCATTGAGCCCCATAACGACAATAAGCCCCCGGTTACCTAACAGTTCAACAGCCTTTCATTTCCCTGTGAGTTCCACACAGCAGTTACCTCTCCCGAACTTCAGCGCCATAGAAGGTCTGAATTCCCCTCCTATTGGCTCGCCTACGAAGAAAATCCCCGTGAAGTGA
- the LOC128218011 gene encoding ETS domain-containing protein Elk-3-like isoform X4 produces MDSNITLWQFLLDLLVSNNHQDIIQWTNNDGEFKLLNPEEVANLWGKRKNKCNMNYDKLSRALRYYYDKNIIKKVMGQKFMYKFVSFPEIVKTTTKVPFREKMETLAEEYGQKVFPHFASYNAANLKTSADNALDWIKREENGADENESVSNRVQNETSRRNITPESTLSSRLTVTSSTLLSSALINSIARAETTSAFSTSTATHSRLGTKLSSKPKPVPLILNISATPPPPPQIPQTTITAPSPGPVLSPRLFQPQFSLNTPFLMPSPMISTIPRTPLGPLHFWSSLSPITTISPRLPNSSTAFHFPVSSTQQLPLPNFSAIEGLNSPPIGSPTKKIPVK; encoded by the coding sequence ATGGATTCAAACATCACTCTCTGGCAGTTTCTGTTGGACCTCCTCGTCAGCAACAACCATCAAGACATCATTCAATGGACGAACAACGATGGTGAATTCAAACTGCTTAATCCAGAGGAGGTCGCGAACTTGTGGGGGAAACGCAAGAACAAGTGTAACATGAACTATGACAAGCTGAGTCGAGCCCTTAGGTATTATTACGACAAGAATATTATCAAGAAGGTCATGGGACAGAAATTCATGTACAAGTTTGTGTCATTCCCAGAAATTGTGAAGACCACAACAAAAGTGCCTTTTAGGGAAAAGATGGAAACCCTAGCTGAAGAGTATGGACAAAAAGTGTTTCCACATTTTGCATCGTACAACGCTGCAAATTTAAAAACGTCTGCTGACAATGCCCTCGACTGGATCAAGCGGGAAGAAAATGGAGCAGACGAGAATGAAAGTGTTTCAAATCGTGTTCAAAATGAGACATCTAGGAGAAATATTACTCCCGAGTCGACATTGTCGAGTAGACTTACCGTGACGTCATCAACTTTATTGTCGTCTGCATTGATAAACTCTATTGCGCGTGCTGAAACCACCAGCGCGTTTTCTACCTCAACGGCAACTCACAGTAGATTAGGAACAAAACTCAGTTCTAAACCGAAGCCAGTACCTTTAATTCTGAACATTTCTGCTAcgccgccaccaccaccgcAGATACCGCAGACGACAATTACAGCGCCCTCTCCCGGACCAGTATTAAGCCCGAGACTGTTCCAGCCACAATTTAGCCTAAATACCCCTTTCCTTATGCCAAGCCCGATGATTTCAACCATACCGCGCACTCCGCTAGGGCCCCTTCATTTTTGGAGTTCATTGAGCCCCATAACGACAATAAGCCCCCGGTTACCTAACAGTTCAACAGCCTTTCATTTCCCTGTGAGTTCCACACAGCAGTTACCTCTCCCGAACTTCAGCGCCATAGAAGGTCTGAATTCCCCTCCTATTGGCTCGCCTACGAAGAAAATCCCCGTGAAGTGA
- the LOC128216008 gene encoding uncharacterized protein LOC128216008: MSTTCNKGNQSSRSQPALPDLNPHFQISPRTSRSQPTLPDLNPHFQNPRFQISTRTSRYQPALPDLNTHFKISIRTSICQPALPDFNQNFKISTHTSKPQPALPDLNPHFQISTHTSRSQYTLLDLNPHFQISTHTSRSQPTLPDFDPHFQISTDTSRYQSAPPDLNPPFHISTRTSRSQPALPDFNQNFKISTHTSRSQPALPDFNPHFQISTHTSRYQPILSDLNQHLQISTNTSRSQPTLPDLNQHFQISTNTSRSQPTPPDLNQHFQISTNTSRSQPTPPDLNPNFQISTQPSKPQPELPDLNTHLQISTRTSRSQPTPPDLNPNFQISTHTFRSQPELPDLNQHFQISTRTSRSQPELPDLNQHLQISIRTSRSQPTPPDLNPNFQISTNTSRSQSELPDLNPHF; the protein is encoded by the exons ATGAGTACTA CGTGCAACAAAGGGAACCAATCTTCCAGATCTCAACCCGCCCTTCCAGATCTCAACCCGCACTTCCAGATCTCCCCCCGCACTTCCAGATCTCAACCCACACTTCCAGATCTCAACCCGCACTTCCAGAACCCGCGCTTCCAGATCTCAACCCGCACTTCCAGATATCAACCCGCACTTCCGGATCTCAACACACACTTCAAGATATCAATCCGCACTTCCATATGTCAACCCGCACTTCCAGATTTCAACCAAAACTTCAAGATCTCAACCCACACTTCCAAACCTCAACCCGCACTTCCAGATCTCAACCCACACTTCCAGATCTCAACCCACACTTCCAGATCCCAATACACACTTCTAGATCTCAACCCACACTTCCAGATCTCAACCCACACTTCCAGATCTCAACCCACACTTCCAGATTTTGACCCGCACTTCCAGATCTCAACAGACACTTCAAGATATCAATCCGCACCTCCCGATCTCAACCCGCCCTTCCATATTTCAACCCGCACTTCCAGATCTCAACCCGCACTTCCAGATTTCAATCAAAACTTCAAGATCTCAACCCACACTTCCAGATCTCAACCCGCACTTCCAGATTTCAACCCACATTTCCAGATCTCAACCCACACTTCCAGATATCAACCCATACTTTCAGATCTCAACCAACACCTCCAGATCTCAACCAACACTTCCAGATCTCAACCAACACTTCCAGATCTCAACCAACACTTCCAGATCTCAACCAACACTTCCAGATCTCAACCAACACCTCCAGATCTCAACCAACACTTCCAGATCTCAACCAACACTTCCAGATCTCAACCAACACCTCCAGATCTCAACCCGAACTTCCAGATCTCAACCCAACCTTCCAAACCTCAACCCGAACTTCCAGATCTCAACACACACCTCCAGATCTCAACCCGAACTTCCAGATCTCAACCAACACCTCCAGATCTCAACCCGAACTTCCAGATCTCAACACACACCTTCAGGTCTCAACCCGAACTTCCAGATCTCAACCAGCACTTCCAGATCTCAACCCGAACTTCCAGATCTCAACCCGAACTTCCAGATCTCAACCAACACCTCCAGATCTCAATCCGAACTTCCAGATCTCAACCAACACCTCCAGATCTCAACCCGAACTTCCAGATCTCAACCAACACCTCCAGATCTCAATCCGAACTTCCAGATCTCAACCCACACTTCTAA
- the LOC128218288 gene encoding inactive selenide, water dikinase-like protein: MGIGMDASVTPLRHGGLSLVQTTDFFYPLVDDPYMMGKIACANVLSDLYAMGVTECDNMLMLLAVSNKMTDKERDVVVPMMMRGFKDLAEEAGTSVTGGQTVLNPWLTVGGVGTTVCQPNEFIMPDNAVVGDVLVLTKPLGTQVAVNAYQWLDQPERWNRIKLVVTEDDVRKAYQRAMFSMARLNRTASRLMHKFNAHGATDVTGFGLLGHAKNLASTQKNEVSFVIHNLPVIAKMAAISKACGNMFGLLQGQSAETSGGLLIALPREQAAAFCKDIEKTEGYQSWIIGIVEKGNRTARIIDKPRVIEVPAKDRDGELW; this comes from the exons ATGG GGATTGGAATGGATGCTTCGGTTACCCCACTTCGACATGGTGGGCTTTCCTTAGTTCAGACTACAGATTTCTTCTACCCGTTGGTGGATGATCCTTACATGatg GGCAAGATTGCTTGTGCCAATGTGTTGAGTGATCTCTATGCAATGGGTGTTACTGAATGCGACAACATGTTGATGCTGCTTGCTGTCAGCAACAAGATGACAGATAAGGAGCGAGATGTTGTCGTGCCCATGATGATGAGGGGATTTaag GACCTTGCAGAGGAGGCCGGTACATCTGTGACCGGAGGTCAGACTGTCCTCAACCCCTGGCTTACTGTGGGTGGTGTAGGCACCACTGTCTGCCAGCCAAATGAGTTCATTAT GCCAGACAATGCAGTAGTGGGAGATGTGTTGGTCCTCACCAAACCCCTCGGTACCCAGGTGGCTGTCAACGCTTACCAGTGGCTCGACCAACCAGAACGCTGGAACCGCATCAAGCTGGTCGTGACAGAGGATGATGTCCGCAAGGCGTACCAGCGAGCCATGTTTAGTATGGCCAGACTTAACAGAACAG CTTCTCGTCTGATGCACAAGTTCAACGCCCATGGAGCCACAGATGTGACAGGCTTCGGTCTGCTAGGTCACGCCAAGAACCTTGCCTCAACACAGAAGAATGAGGTTTCATTCGTGATCCACAACCTCCCGGTCATCGCTAAGATGGCAGCCATCAGCAAGGCGTGCGGCAATATGTTTGGTCTACTTCAGGGACAGTCTGCGGAAACATCAG GTGGATTGTTGATAGCCTTACCAAGAGAACAGGCTGCAGCCTTCTGCAAGGACATTGAGAAAACTGAGGGTTACCAATCATGGATAATCGGTATTGTGGAAAAGGGAAACCGGACTGCCCGAATAATCGACAAACCACGAGTAATTGAAGTGCCTGCCAAAGATAGAGATGGGGAGCTCTGGTAG
- the LOC128218011 gene encoding ETS domain-containing protein Elk-3-like isoform X1 yields the protein MDEAVDLSEFFIIEEIKTEPDASEPSFCRVTSTDAVVTSSADYETQLATSFAYHQDDSKFRLMDSNITLWQFLLDLLVSNNHQDIIQWTNNDGEFKLLNPEEVANLWGKRKNKCNMNYDKLSRALRYYYDKNIIKKVMGQKFMYKFVSFPEIVKTTTKVPFREKMETLAEEYGQKVFPHFASYNAANLKTSADNALDWIKREENGADENESVSNRVQNETSRRNITPESTLSSRLTVTSSTLLSSALINSIARAETTSAFSTSTATHSRLGTKLSSKPKPVPLILNISATPPPPPQIPQTTITAPSPGPVLSPRLFQPQFSLNTPFLMPSPMISTIPRTPLGPLHFWSSLSPITTISPRLPNSSTAFHFPVSSTQQLPLPNFSAIEGLNSPPIGSPTKKIPVK from the exons ATGGACGAGGCTGTGGACTTGTCAGAGTTTTTCAttattgaagaaataaaaacagagCCTGATGCTAGTG AGCCTTCGTTTTGTCGAGTGACATCAACAGACGCGGTAGTGACGTCATCAGCGGATTATGAAACTCAACTGGCAACAAGTTTCGCCTATCACCAGGACGACTCGAAATTCCGAT TGATGGATTCAAACATCACTCTCTGGCAGTTTCTGTTGGACCTCCTCGTCAGCAACAACCATCAAGACATCATTCAATGGACGAACAACGATGGTGAATTCAAACTGCTTAATCCAGAGGAGGTCGCGAACTTGTGGGGGAAACGCAAGAACAAGTGTAACATGAACTATGACAAGCTGAGTCGAGCCCTTAGGTATTATTACGACAAGAATATTATCAAGAAGGTCATGGGACAGAAATTCATGTACAAGTTTGTGTCATTCCCAGAAATTGTGAAGACCACAACAAAAGTGCCTTTTAGGGAAAAGATGGAAACCCTAGCTGAAGAGTATGGACAAAAAGTGTTTCCACATTTTGCATCGTACAACGCTGCAAATTTAAAAACGTCTGCTGACAATGCCCTCGACTGGATCAAGCGGGAAGAAAATGGAGCAGACGAGAATGAAAGTGTTTCAAATCGTGTTCAAAATGAGACATCTAGGAGAAATATTACTCCCGAGTCGACATTGTCGAGTAGACTTACCGTGACGTCATCAACTTTATTGTCGTCTGCATTGATAAACTCTATTGCGCGTGCTGAAACCACCAGCGCGTTTTCTACCTCAACGGCAACTCACAGTAGATTAGGAACAAAACTCAGTTCTAAACCGAAGCCAGTACCTTTAATTCTGAACATTTCTGCTAcgccgccaccaccaccgcAGATACCGCAGACGACAATTACAGCGCCCTCTCCCGGACCAGTATTAAGCCCGAGACTGTTCCAGCCACAATTTAGCCTAAATACCCCTTTCCTTATGCCAAGCCCGATGATTTCAACCATACCGCGCACTCCGCTAGGGCCCCTTCATTTTTGGAGTTCATTGAGCCCCATAACGACAATAAGCCCCCGGTTACCTAACAGTTCAACAGCCTTTCATTTCCCTGTGAGTTCCACACAGCAGTTACCTCTCCCGAACTTCAGCGCCATAGAAGGTCTGAATTCCCCTCCTATTGGCTCGCCTACGAAGAAAATCCCCGTGAAGTGA
- the LOC128216007 gene encoding neurogenic locus notch homolog protein 2-like yields the protein MANQYSCNCMANKHSYICMANQNSCNCMVNQYSCSYMGNQCSCNCMANQYSYNFTANQYSYNCMATQCSYNCMANKYSYNCMTTQYSCNCTANHCLANQYSCNRMRKQPSYFCMANQYSCNCMANQGLYNCMANQYSCNCMRNQPSYNCMANQYSFNYEEPALVKLYGQTSTRVTV from the exons ATGGCAAACCAGTACTCGTGTAACTGTATGGCAAACAAGCACTCTTACATCTGTATGGCAAACCAGAACTCGTGTAACTGTATGGTAAACCAGTACTCGTGTAGCTACATGGGAAACCAGTGCTCGTGTAACTGTATGGCAAACCAGTACTCTTACAACTTTACTGCAAACCAGTACTCGTATAACTGTATGGCAACCCAGTGCTCGTATAACTGTATGGCAAACAAGTACTCGTATAACTGTATGACAACCCAGTACTCGTGTAACTGTACGGCAAACCA CTGTTTGGCAAACCAGTACTCATGTAACCGTATGAGGAAACAGCCCTCGTATTTCTGTATGGCAAACCAGTACTCGTGTAACTGTATGGCAAACCAGGGCTTGTATAACTGTATGGCAAACCAGTACTCGTGTAACTGTATGAGGAACCAGCCCTCGTATAACTGTATGGCAAACCAGTACTCGTTTAACTATGAGGAACCAGCCCTCGTAAAACTGTATGGGCAAACCAGTACTCGTGTAACTGTATGA
- the LOC128218011 gene encoding ETS domain-containing protein Elk-3-like isoform X2: MIPLGQGIEGLSPPPYCRCHRFIFYPFITEPSFCRVTSTDAVVTSSADYETQLATSFAYHQDDSKFRLMDSNITLWQFLLDLLVSNNHQDIIQWTNNDGEFKLLNPEEVANLWGKRKNKCNMNYDKLSRALRYYYDKNIIKKVMGQKFMYKFVSFPEIVKTTTKVPFREKMETLAEEYGQKVFPHFASYNAANLKTSADNALDWIKREENGADENESVSNRVQNETSRRNITPESTLSSRLTVTSSTLLSSALINSIARAETTSAFSTSTATHSRLGTKLSSKPKPVPLILNISATPPPPPQIPQTTITAPSPGPVLSPRLFQPQFSLNTPFLMPSPMISTIPRTPLGPLHFWSSLSPITTISPRLPNSSTAFHFPVSSTQQLPLPNFSAIEGLNSPPIGSPTKKIPVK, encoded by the exons ATGATTCCTCTTGGCCAGGGTATCGAAGGGTTAAGTCCTCCTCCGTATTGCAGATGTCACCGATTTATTTTCTACCCGTTTATTACAGAGCCTTCGTTTTGTCGAGTGACATCAACAGACGCGGTAGTGACGTCATCAGCGGATTATGAAACTCAACTGGCAACAAGTTTCGCCTATCACCAGGACGACTCGAAATTCCGAT TGATGGATTCAAACATCACTCTCTGGCAGTTTCTGTTGGACCTCCTCGTCAGCAACAACCATCAAGACATCATTCAATGGACGAACAACGATGGTGAATTCAAACTGCTTAATCCAGAGGAGGTCGCGAACTTGTGGGGGAAACGCAAGAACAAGTGTAACATGAACTATGACAAGCTGAGTCGAGCCCTTAGGTATTATTACGACAAGAATATTATCAAGAAGGTCATGGGACAGAAATTCATGTACAAGTTTGTGTCATTCCCAGAAATTGTGAAGACCACAACAAAAGTGCCTTTTAGGGAAAAGATGGAAACCCTAGCTGAAGAGTATGGACAAAAAGTGTTTCCACATTTTGCATCGTACAACGCTGCAAATTTAAAAACGTCTGCTGACAATGCCCTCGACTGGATCAAGCGGGAAGAAAATGGAGCAGACGAGAATGAAAGTGTTTCAAATCGTGTTCAAAATGAGACATCTAGGAGAAATATTACTCCCGAGTCGACATTGTCGAGTAGACTTACCGTGACGTCATCAACTTTATTGTCGTCTGCATTGATAAACTCTATTGCGCGTGCTGAAACCACCAGCGCGTTTTCTACCTCAACGGCAACTCACAGTAGATTAGGAACAAAACTCAGTTCTAAACCGAAGCCAGTACCTTTAATTCTGAACATTTCTGCTAcgccgccaccaccaccgcAGATACCGCAGACGACAATTACAGCGCCCTCTCCCGGACCAGTATTAAGCCCGAGACTGTTCCAGCCACAATTTAGCCTAAATACCCCTTTCCTTATGCCAAGCCCGATGATTTCAACCATACCGCGCACTCCGCTAGGGCCCCTTCATTTTTGGAGTTCATTGAGCCCCATAACGACAATAAGCCCCCGGTTACCTAACAGTTCAACAGCCTTTCATTTCCCTGTGAGTTCCACACAGCAGTTACCTCTCCCGAACTTCAGCGCCATAGAAGGTCTGAATTCCCCTCCTATTGGCTCGCCTACGAAGAAAATCCCCGTGAAGTGA